Proteins encoded within one genomic window of Pararhizobium capsulatum DSM 1112:
- a CDS encoding cupin domain-containing protein, which translates to MSDHHHSNTDRWKHDGIRVIKGDQLDPNTAQTPGMFRQAAINHARVGAQKIWAGTVAIEPNAKTGVHHHGALESVIFVIRGKARMRWGDRLEYVAEAGPGDFIFVPPYVPHQEINADPDNVLECVLVRSDNEAVVVNIRDVDPVEAPEEVYWVDPIHKKPD; encoded by the coding sequence TTGAGCGATCATCATCATTCCAATACCGACCGCTGGAAACATGACGGCATCCGCGTCATCAAGGGCGACCAGCTCGATCCCAATACTGCCCAGACCCCCGGCATGTTCCGCCAGGCGGCCATCAATCACGCCCGCGTCGGTGCCCAGAAGATATGGGCCGGCACCGTCGCAATCGAGCCCAATGCGAAGACCGGTGTGCATCATCATGGCGCGCTGGAAAGCGTGATTTTCGTCATCCGTGGCAAGGCGCGGATGCGCTGGGGCGATCGGCTGGAATATGTGGCAGAGGCCGGCCCCGGCGATTTCATCTTCGTGCCGCCCTATGTGCCGCATCAGGAAATCAACGCCGATCCGGACAACGTGCTGGAATGCGTTCTTGTCCGTTCGGACAATGAGGCCGTTGTCGTCAACATAAGGGATGTGGACCCGGTCGAAGCCCCGGAAGAAGTCTATTGGGTGGACCCCATTCACAAGAAGCCGGATTGA
- a CDS encoding glycosyltransferase, which produces MSKTIAFFPEAAFGPALNSVGIAQAVEALGHKAVFLSDPGFVSVYEGYGFEAHPVNLSEPMQPEQMAKFWEDFINGHIPNFRKSPYDQVDNYVKDCWTAIVDSAKWAQKDLPGVLAKIKPDLICVDNVILFPAIKQYGTPWVRIISCSENEIEDPKIPPHLSGCGEKDFAGHEAYRQHFNDVIKPIHDDFNGFLAENDEAAYPIGQFFEASPFMNLLLYPESVKFDREHPLDPKQFQYLEGCVRTEKPYEVPTFKEYNDKPLIYISFGSLGAGDTDLLKRLIETIGKLPYRALVNVGDYKDIYENIPDNVIIDSWFPQPSVIPQIDAAIHHGGNNSFTECLYFGKPAIIMPYVWDGHDNATRVDETGHGFKMPRYDWTDAELAAKLEQCVNDPAMKAKLAATSAHMQARSGPKKAAGILDELVKTGDHHG; this is translated from the coding sequence ATGTCAAAGACAATCGCATTCTTTCCCGAGGCGGCATTCGGACCGGCGCTGAACTCCGTCGGCATCGCCCAGGCCGTCGAGGCGCTCGGCCACAAGGCGGTCTTCCTCTCCGATCCCGGCTTCGTCTCGGTCTATGAAGGCTATGGTTTCGAGGCGCATCCGGTGAACCTGTCTGAGCCGATGCAGCCGGAGCAGATGGCGAAATTCTGGGAAGATTTCATCAACGGCCACATCCCGAACTTTCGCAAATCGCCCTACGATCAGGTCGACAACTATGTGAAGGATTGCTGGACGGCGATCGTCGACAGCGCCAAGTGGGCGCAGAAGGACCTGCCGGGCGTGCTGGCGAAGATCAAGCCGGATCTGATCTGCGTCGATAACGTCATCCTCTTTCCCGCGATCAAGCAATACGGCACGCCGTGGGTGCGCATCATCTCCTGCTCGGAAAACGAGATCGAGGACCCGAAGATCCCACCGCATCTTTCCGGCTGCGGCGAGAAGGATTTTGCCGGTCACGAAGCCTATCGCCAGCATTTCAACGACGTGATCAAGCCGATCCATGACGACTTCAATGGCTTCCTGGCGGAGAACGACGAGGCGGCCTATCCGATCGGCCAGTTCTTCGAGGCGTCGCCCTTCATGAACCTGCTGCTCTATCCGGAATCGGTGAAGTTCGATCGCGAACATCCGCTCGATCCGAAGCAGTTCCAGTATCTGGAAGGCTGCGTGCGTACCGAAAAGCCCTACGAGGTCCCGACCTTCAAGGAGTACAACGACAAGCCCCTGATCTACATTTCCTTCGGTTCGCTCGGGGCAGGGGATACCGACCTCCTGAAGCGGCTGATCGAGACGATCGGCAAGCTGCCCTACCGGGCTCTCGTCAATGTCGGCGACTACAAGGATATCTACGAGAATATTCCCGACAATGTCATCATTGACAGCTGGTTTCCGCAGCCTTCCGTCATCCCGCAGATCGATGCGGCAATCCATCATGGCGGCAACAACTCGTTCACGGAATGCCTCTACTTCGGCAAACCGGCGATCATCATGCCCTATGTCTGGGACGGCCACGACAACGCGACCCGCGTCGATGAAACCGGCCACGGCTTCAAGATGCCGCGCTACGACTGGACGGATGCGGAGCTTGCGGCAAAGCTTGAGCAATGCGTCAACGATCCCGCCATGAAGGCAAAGCTTGCTGCGACCAGTGCCCACATGCAGGCGCGCAGCGGGCCGAAGAAGGCGGCAGGAATTCTGGATGAGCTGGTGAAGACCGGAGATCATCATGGCTGA
- a CDS encoding glycosyltransferase family 4 protein, with amino-acid sequence MTIDPALKDASSRKLRVLFILPHPIEGPSSRFRVYQFLPFLKEHGIEATLSPLLSSALAPLIYEKGKTFRKVLLTFYGGLRRIYDVLRSPRYDVVYVLREAFPFGPPWLERLMAAGSGRMIFDYDDAIYVSSTAYDNPLDRFRDFSKTEKLIRMADHVSAGSRYLAAFAARHKHTPGTISVVPTVVGTADFRPAPPGNDDHFTIGWIGTPRGTAYLRSLRDAMTMVSQALPKARFVFVGAEPFECGSVPVEFRKWRLEQEVADIQSFDVGIMPLFDDEEARGKCGFKLIAYMAAGLPVVCSPVGANTDIVVEGISGFFAETAEEWARALIRLGEDKELRQNFAKNGRKRVEESFSLAVVAPKVLSILRGASSEKAVSAVLMTEGPEL; translated from the coding sequence ATGACCATAGACCCTGCCCTGAAAGATGCATCATCTCGCAAGCTGCGCGTGCTCTTCATTCTCCCCCACCCTATCGAGGGACCGTCGAGCCGCTTCCGCGTCTACCAGTTTCTGCCATTCCTGAAGGAACACGGTATCGAGGCCACCCTGTCTCCCCTTCTTTCTTCCGCCCTTGCTCCCCTGATCTACGAGAAGGGCAAGACATTTCGGAAAGTTCTATTGACCTTCTACGGCGGCCTCCGACGCATCTACGACGTGCTGCGATCTCCGCGCTATGACGTCGTCTATGTGCTGCGGGAGGCCTTTCCCTTCGGTCCGCCCTGGCTTGAAAGGCTCATGGCCGCCGGCTCGGGTCGTATGATTTTTGACTACGACGACGCGATCTATGTTTCTTCCACCGCCTACGACAACCCGCTCGACCGGTTTCGCGATTTCTCCAAGACCGAAAAGCTGATCCGGATGGCAGACCATGTTTCAGCCGGAAGCCGCTATCTCGCAGCCTTCGCTGCAAGACACAAACACACGCCTGGCACGATCTCCGTGGTGCCGACCGTGGTCGGTACGGCCGATTTCCGGCCTGCCCCGCCCGGGAACGACGACCATTTCACCATCGGCTGGATCGGAACGCCGCGGGGGACAGCCTACCTGCGCTCCCTGCGTGACGCGATGACCATGGTGTCGCAAGCACTGCCCAAGGCGCGGTTCGTTTTTGTCGGGGCCGAACCGTTCGAATGTGGCTCCGTCCCGGTGGAATTCAGGAAATGGCGGCTTGAACAGGAAGTTGCCGATATCCAGTCCTTCGACGTCGGCATCATGCCCCTGTTCGATGATGAGGAAGCCCGCGGCAAGTGCGGGTTCAAGCTCATCGCCTATATGGCCGCCGGCTTGCCGGTTGTCTGCAGTCCGGTCGGCGCCAACACCGACATCGTCGTCGAGGGTATCAGCGGCTTTTTCGCAGAGACAGCGGAAGAGTGGGCGCGGGCGCTCATCAGGCTTGGCGAAGACAAGGAACTGCGTCAGAACTTTGCGAAAAATGGCCGAAAACGGGTCGAGGAAAGCTTCTCGCTTGCCGTCGTTGCGCCCAAGGTACTGAGTATTCTGCGCGGCGCGTCTTCAGAAAAAGCCGTTTCAGCCGTGTTGATGACGGAAGGACCTGAGCTTTGA
- a CDS encoding cupin domain-containing protein — protein sequence MAESVHSSAPHIYNATTYDDLVDWGNQPDSLEGQSHSSGRLVHKGPNNQPESGIWVCTPGRWRLSIPRDEFCHFVAGKAVYRSDDGEVVEVEAGTVVMFPGGWTGECTVIETMRNIYMLV from the coding sequence ATGGCTGAGTCAGTCCACTCGTCTGCCCCCCATATCTACAACGCCACCACCTACGACGATCTCGTCGATTGGGGCAACCAGCCGGACAGCCTCGAAGGCCAGTCCCATTCCTCCGGCCGGCTCGTTCATAAGGGGCCGAACAACCAGCCGGAATCCGGCATCTGGGTCTGCACGCCCGGTCGCTGGCGGCTGTCGATCCCGCGCGATGAATTCTGCCACTTCGTTGCCGGCAAAGCTGTCTATCGCTCCGATGATGGTGAGGTCGTAGAGGTGGAGGCCGGAACGGTCGTCATGTTTCCGGGCGGCTGGACGGGCGAATGCACGGTCATAGAGACCATGCGCAATATCTACATGCTGGTCTAG
- a CDS encoding ABC transporter ATP-binding protein, protein MTAATPSAAPILKIEAIVKNYGPITAVDHVSLDIREKEFFALLGPSGCGKTTLLRMLAGFETPTAGRVLLEGKDISPLAPEKRPLNLMFQSYALFPHMSVRKNLAYGLEMEKLARGEINRRVDDILSMTDLVRFADRKPEQLSGGQKQRVALARALVKRPKVLLLDEPLGALDKKLREKMQLELKRMQHEAGITFVIVTHDQEEALVMADRMAILKDGKLLQCGTPEEIYEQPADAFVANFIGVMNFIDGGVSEAGVFEAPGLALALAGVRSGKASLAVRPEHIVVSAAGGAFGGVVEEIAYHGLDRVLHVRTPACVQPLQVRVPADAGHRSGDTVGLTIDPAKVRLFQS, encoded by the coding sequence ATGACCGCTGCCACACCCTCCGCCGCGCCGATCCTCAAGATCGAGGCGATCGTCAAGAACTACGGGCCGATCACGGCGGTCGATCACGTCTCGCTCGATATCCGCGAGAAGGAATTCTTCGCGCTGCTCGGTCCTTCCGGCTGTGGCAAGACAACTCTCCTTCGTATGTTGGCCGGTTTCGAGACCCCGACCGCTGGCCGCGTGCTGCTTGAAGGCAAGGACATCTCGCCGCTGGCGCCGGAAAAGCGGCCGTTGAACCTGATGTTCCAGTCCTACGCGCTCTTTCCGCATATGAGCGTGCGCAAGAACCTCGCCTATGGCCTTGAGATGGAGAAGCTTGCGCGCGGCGAAATCAACCGGCGCGTGGACGACATCCTGTCGATGACCGATCTCGTGCGCTTTGCCGATCGCAAGCCGGAGCAGCTTTCCGGTGGACAGAAGCAGCGCGTGGCGCTCGCTCGCGCGCTGGTGAAACGGCCGAAGGTGTTGCTGCTCGATGAGCCGCTCGGCGCGCTCGACAAGAAGCTGCGGGAGAAGATGCAGCTCGAGTTGAAGCGCATGCAGCACGAGGCCGGCATCACCTTCGTCATCGTTACCCACGATCAGGAAGAAGCCCTGGTCATGGCCGACCGCATGGCGATCCTGAAGGATGGCAAGCTTCTGCAATGCGGTACGCCAGAGGAAATCTACGAGCAGCCCGCCGATGCCTTCGTCGCCAATTTCATTGGTGTGATGAATTTCATTGACGGGGGCGTCAGCGAAGCCGGCGTGTTCGAAGCGCCGGGTCTTGCGCTCGCCCTTGCGGGCGTCCGCAGCGGAAAGGCGAGCCTTGCCGTCCGGCCGGAGCATATCGTGGTTTCAGCGGCAGGTGGGGCCTTTGGCGGCGTCGTCGAGGAGATCGCCTATCACGGGCTCGACCGCGTGCTGCATGTCAGGACGCCGGCCTGCGTCCAACCCTTGCAGGTGCGGGTGCCGGCCGATGCCGGCCACCGTTCCGGCGATACGGTGGGACTTACCATCGACCCCGCGAAGGTTCGGCTGTTCCAAAGCTGA
- a CDS encoding saccharopine dehydrogenase family protein: protein MIITLLGGAGFMGAGIVRDLVSDRAIVNITKIRLCDASREKMEALASELGDPRIEIVSLNVTDPSALSTAISGADICINCVPTLLGFQMAIFEAALAAKVAYVDLGGLGTFTVKQLAEHERFQAAGVTAVIGVGADPGMSNVICRAVAEELDEIDSINLYWAAELTGDENPVLVPPYSVSTVLAEYANPSTQFYDGRHVECPPMSGREFLDLPEPWGRCEFMHSPHSEQLTVPLADGIREKGINEFSWKLHLPHREHEAWVGLVKAGFGDFAEPVEIGGVSVKPLDVLNKVIERNVRKNAEKIPQQDSYEIHFAIGRGRKDGVARTVRVEVTVSPDPLYGSYIDACTSMNASIAAQLILAKPRKPGVFAPESYFDVVEYFPELEKRKFAIRTQID, encoded by the coding sequence ATGATCATCACCCTTCTTGGCGGCGCGGGTTTCATGGGCGCCGGTATCGTTCGCGATCTCGTTTCCGACCGCGCGATCGTCAACATCACGAAAATCCGCCTCTGCGATGCCTCGCGCGAAAAGATGGAGGCGCTGGCCTCAGAACTCGGCGATCCGCGCATTGAGATCGTGTCGCTGAATGTCACCGATCCATCGGCCCTGTCGACTGCGATTTCCGGCGCCGATATCTGCATCAACTGCGTACCGACCCTGCTCGGTTTCCAGATGGCGATCTTCGAAGCCGCCCTTGCGGCAAAGGTTGCCTATGTCGATCTCGGTGGTCTCGGCACCTTCACCGTCAAGCAACTCGCCGAGCACGAGCGTTTTCAAGCAGCTGGCGTGACCGCCGTCATCGGCGTGGGTGCCGATCCCGGCATGTCCAATGTCATCTGCCGTGCGGTCGCCGAAGAACTGGACGAGATCGACAGCATCAATCTCTACTGGGCAGCCGAGCTGACCGGCGATGAAAACCCCGTGCTGGTGCCGCCCTATAGCGTCTCCACCGTGCTTGCCGAATATGCTAATCCCAGCACGCAGTTCTACGATGGCCGCCACGTCGAATGCCCGCCGATGAGTGGCCGCGAATTCCTCGACCTGCCGGAACCCTGGGGGCGTTGCGAATTCATGCATTCTCCGCATTCCGAGCAGCTGACGGTGCCGCTGGCTGACGGCATCCGCGAAAAGGGCATCAACGAATTTTCATGGAAGCTGCATCTGCCGCATCGCGAGCACGAGGCCTGGGTCGGTCTGGTCAAGGCCGGCTTCGGCGATTTTGCCGAGCCGGTCGAGATCGGCGGCGTCAGCGTCAAGCCGCTCGATGTGCTCAACAAGGTCATCGAGCGCAACGTCCGCAAGAACGCCGAGAAAATCCCCCAGCAGGACAGTTACGAGATCCATTTCGCCATCGGCCGCGGCCGGAAGGATGGCGTGGCGCGCACTGTGCGCGTTGAAGTCACCGTTTCACCTGATCCGCTCTACGGTTCCTACATCGACGCCTGCACCTCGATGAACGCATCGATTGCTGCCCAGCTCATTCTGGCGAAGCCACGGAAACCCGGCGTCTTTGCGCCAGAGTCCTATTTCGATGTCGTGGAATATTTCCCCGAACTCGAAAAGCGCAAGTTCGCGATCCGAACGCAGATCGATTGA
- a CDS encoding aldehyde dehydrogenase family protein, with product MFNSAEPVFYRHPTYVPAGGERHQVIDPATLATVGTIADTTSAEMEATLDAATTAQRKWRKLDAKSRATMLHRIANRIEATDMRRCAELMSREMGKPYPEAIGEVANCAGAFRYFAEMARDDGGKVAGTTQAGSFQHARYDALGISVHIMPFNFPILLMCWTVAASLASGNGCIIKPAPATTLSTLEFMSVFEALPEGLIACLPGGAELASALIASEKTHAVAFTGSVAAGRAVAMAAAAQMKPAVIEAGGSDPLVVTAHAPLDVAAAGAVTAAFHMSGQVCTSAERFFVVDAVHDDFIARFATEARRLRIGNGLTKAEIGPLVSKAARDKVIRLVEDAKAKGATVVLGGKIPESEPQGWFYEPTILTGCTPDMAILREECFGPVAAVMRVRDFDEAIERANDSEFGLGASIFTTSLEEAMEAAERLEAGMVWINNPLIDNDALPFGGWKKSGLGRELSRLGLDTFRRSKMVIIDHKPVVQDWWYPYPDDWFYDADGRKHV from the coding sequence ATGTTCAACTCAGCCGAACCCGTATTCTACCGGCATCCGACTTACGTTCCGGCGGGCGGCGAGCGTCATCAAGTGATCGATCCGGCAACGCTTGCGACCGTCGGAACCATCGCTGATACCACGTCGGCGGAGATGGAGGCGACGCTCGATGCGGCAACGACCGCCCAGCGGAAATGGCGCAAGCTCGATGCCAAGAGCCGCGCCACTATGCTGCACCGGATCGCCAACCGGATCGAGGCGACGGACATGCGCCGCTGCGCCGAGCTGATGTCGCGGGAGATGGGAAAACCCTATCCCGAAGCGATCGGCGAGGTCGCCAATTGTGCTGGTGCTTTTCGCTATTTTGCAGAGATGGCGCGGGACGATGGCGGCAAGGTGGCCGGTACGACGCAGGCGGGCTCCTTCCAGCACGCGCGCTATGATGCGCTGGGCATCAGCGTCCACATCATGCCCTTCAATTTTCCGATCCTGCTGATGTGCTGGACCGTGGCGGCGTCGCTGGCTTCGGGCAATGGCTGCATCATCAAGCCGGCGCCGGCCACCACGCTGTCGACACTCGAATTCATGTCCGTGTTTGAAGCTTTGCCGGAAGGTCTCATCGCCTGCCTGCCGGGTGGAGCCGAGCTTGCTTCTGCACTTATCGCCTCCGAGAAGACTCATGCCGTCGCCTTCACCGGCTCGGTTGCTGCCGGTCGCGCCGTTGCGATGGCGGCTGCCGCGCAGATGAAGCCCGCCGTCATCGAGGCAGGTGGCAGCGATCCGCTTGTTGTCACCGCCCATGCGCCGCTCGATGTCGCCGCGGCCGGTGCGGTCACGGCGGCCTTCCATATGTCCGGCCAGGTCTGCACATCGGCGGAACGCTTCTTTGTGGTCGATGCCGTGCATGACGATTTCATCGCGCGTTTTGCTACAGAGGCCCGCAGGCTGCGTATCGGCAACGGGTTGACCAAGGCGGAAATCGGCCCGCTCGTCAGCAAGGCTGCGCGCGACAAGGTCATCCGTCTCGTTGAGGACGCCAAAGCCAAGGGCGCGACGGTCGTGCTCGGCGGCAAGATACCGGAATCGGAGCCGCAGGGGTGGTTTTACGAGCCCACCATCCTCACCGGCTGCACGCCCGACATGGCGATCCTGCGCGAGGAGTGCTTCGGTCCGGTCGCAGCCGTCATGCGGGTCAGGGATTTCGACGAGGCGATCGAACGCGCGAACGACAGCGAGTTCGGCCTTGGCGCCTCCATCTTCACGACCTCGCTCGAAGAGGCGATGGAGGCGGCCGAAAGGCTGGAAGCCGGCATGGTCTGGATCAACAATCCACTGATCGACAACGATGCGCTGCCCTTCGGCGGCTGGAAGAAATCGGGGCTGGGCCGGGAGCTGTCCCGCCTCGGGCTCGACACATTCCGCCGCTCGAAAATGGTGATCATCGATCACAAGCCGGTCGTTCAGGACTGGTGGTATCCCTATCCCGACGACTGGTTCTACGACGCGGACGGGCGCAAGCATGTGTGA
- a CDS encoding cupin domain-containing protein: protein MTATPLMRKPLDEADLKDWGIIPTMIEGESRTSGKLIYKGPNGESECGLWICTPGKWFCHVTRDEFCHFLEGRCTYVHESGEVIEITPDTAAFFPQDWQGECTVHETVKKVYMIR, encoded by the coding sequence ATGACCGCGACACCGCTGATGCGCAAACCGCTTGATGAGGCCGATCTGAAGGACTGGGGCATCATTCCCACCATGATCGAGGGCGAAAGCCGTACATCCGGCAAGCTGATCTACAAGGGGCCGAACGGCGAGTCCGAATGCGGCCTGTGGATCTGCACGCCCGGCAAATGGTTCTGCCACGTCACACGCGACGAGTTCTGCCACTTCCTCGAGGGGCGCTGCACCTATGTCCACGAAAGCGGCGAAGTCATCGAGATCACGCCGGATACTGCCGCCTTCTTCCCGCAGGACTGGCAGGGCGAATGCACCGTCCACGAGACAGTGAAGAAGGTTTACATGATCCGCTGA
- a CDS encoding ABC transporter permease: MSGMAKNRLPGRIVLLVVFGFLYLPIAVLVMLSFNESGLPTSWSGFSTRWYVSLAGNSEILHAAWNTLVVAIFATLISTVLGTLLAIGMETRARKSNGLEALAFAPMVIPDIVLAVALLTFFSRLNVATGLHTIILSHVIFDLAFVCSVVRARLKHFDFSIVEASRDLGASGWTTFWRVTFPVLLPSIIAGALLAFTLSVDEFIIAFFTAGPGRSSITLPMQIYSMIRFGITPEVNALATIVMAVSATALLLSQWLNKEQIQ, translated from the coding sequence ATGAGCGGCATGGCAAAAAATCGCCTTCCGGGGCGCATCGTCCTTCTTGTCGTCTTCGGTTTTCTCTATTTGCCGATCGCCGTGCTGGTGATGCTGTCCTTCAACGAGTCCGGCCTGCCGACCTCGTGGTCCGGTTTTTCGACGCGCTGGTACGTTTCGCTCGCGGGAAACAGCGAAATCCTGCATGCGGCTTGGAACACGCTGGTCGTCGCGATCTTCGCCACACTGATCTCGACGGTGCTCGGCACGCTGCTTGCCATTGGCATGGAGACGCGCGCCCGCAAGAGCAATGGGCTCGAAGCGCTCGCTTTCGCGCCGATGGTCATTCCCGACATCGTGCTGGCCGTGGCGCTGCTCACATTCTTCTCACGTCTCAATGTGGCTACAGGCCTGCACACGATCATTCTTAGCCACGTGATCTTCGATCTGGCCTTCGTCTGTTCGGTGGTTCGGGCCCGCCTCAAGCATTTCGATTTTTCGATTGTCGAGGCCTCGCGCGATCTCGGCGCTTCGGGTTGGACGACCTTCTGGCGGGTGACCTTTCCGGTGCTCCTGCCATCGATCATCGCCGGCGCGCTTCTCGCCTTCACCCTTTCCGTCGATGAATTCATCATCGCCTTCTTCACCGCCGGTCCCGGCCGCTCGTCGATCACGCTGCCGATGCAGATCTATTCGATGATCCGGTTCGGCATCACGCCGGAAGTCAATGCGCTCGCAACCATCGTCATGGCCGTCAGCGCCACGGCGCTTTTGCTTTCGCAATGGCTCAATAAAGAACAGATCCAATGA